Within Caproicibacterium argilliputei, the genomic segment AAATAAGATTGGTTTCATCGGAAATGGGCCACTTCCAGCAGAATGTCCAGTGAATAACTTTGCCTCAGCCCTCGAATTACCAGCGTTTTTTGCGCGCTTTTCGCTCGTCTTCCAAAACCAAGGCTTGCAAGTTTTTTAAGTATGCCACCTCCGCATGCAGACGTTGATTCTCTGCAATTAAGTCCTCTTCCACTGCTTATTCAGCTTAGAAATGCGGCCTTTTCGCGTGCCGCTGGCGGCACTGGCACGTCCCCGTCGTTCTATAGCCAGACCTTCAGGACCTTCTGTGAGATAGATACGCTCCCATGAGGCTATTCGTTTAGAATCACTTACTTCAAATTGTCGCGCGGCTTCACAGTAGCTTAACTTCTCCTTACGCATCGTTTACTACCATAACCTTGAATTCCGGCGTATAGCGTTTGTTTGGTATTCCTTTTGGCATATAAAAACACCCCTTTAGTTATTTCAGTATATCATACTGTCTAACTAAAAGGGTGCAGTTCAGTGAAGGTTCCATGGCGCTTTTTGCTATTTCATTAGAGATTCCGGTACAGTAAACTTTCCAATGGGATTTTCTCCGTTAGTATGCTTAGAAATCCAAACCCCGTTTTCCGCAAAAGAAGCAATGTGCGGTGCCGAACCGAGAATGTAATTTTCCGGAGCCGTGTAAACGAAGTCCGCTGCCGCCGGATCAAAGATCTGCATGGAGTATGTGCGCTCTGTAAAAGAATCCTTGACCAGCGCCTGCGTGAACACGTAATCACGGTTTGCGCAGGAAAAGACACGATACACAAACTGCCCCTGCAATTCCCAACTTTTAAGAATTTTTCCGCTCTCTCTGTCGATGATTACAGCCACGCAGGTATGGGTTCCGACAGAGTCCTCCGCAGTAAAGCATAAAAACAGCCGATGCTGTGAAAGCGCAAGAGCGGCCATTTTATCAGAAGTAACTGTCTCGACCAGCGGCTGTCCCTCTTCATTTTTCAGCTTGACAGTCCGCAGGTCTGTTTGTACAGGTGCTTGCGCGGAACCTTGTTCCATAACAAGTGTTGCGCTGCTGCGACGCAGATAAATTTCCTGCGCATCGGACTCGTTTGGCAGATCCAGAAAGAAGCAGTCGCCAATGCTCCCATACAGATGATTTTCCATCGCGCGCACCTGCACCTTTGCCGCTGCGTGTGTGTGCGGAAGAAACGTTACCACTGCCTGGTGCACGGTTCCGTCTGCATCTTCCAGCAGACTTTTGGGAATGTAAACACGGTTAGACTTTCCAGATTTATAAGTATATAAATCCCCAAACAAGTTGTTCGTCTGCAGAAACGCATCTTCCAGCAAAATATTTTTGGTAACCGAAAACTGCTCCTGCTGCAGCGGGCCAATATCCAGCAGCAAAGACGCCGTATTGCTGAGTTGGTTCTGGGGTATAAACAGACCGAGCACCAACAAAACGCAGCCGGCAAGAAATCCTAAATTCAGCTTGCGCAGACCGTTTGTTCTGCGCCGAAGAGAGCGGCAGACATAAATTACAATGCAGATTCCATAAACCAAGAGTTTGGCCGAGGCGGAAACCAGCTTTTTACTGAAGTCCAATGCGAGAAGCGGGTATCGACTGTCGGAAAACAAATTCGGCATAACAGCGGAAAGCAGCAGATACACAAGCCATGAAAAAACGATGATGCCGACTGCGGTGAATAATTCCTTAATGCCGAATCTTCTGATAACGCTTCGTGCTGCTTCACTGCCGCGTGGTCCTGTAAAGTGGGCGCGGAATTCCTTTGACATTTTCCAGAAGCCGTATTTTTTTCGTTCCGGCCGTTGATGCTTGCGGGCAGCGTTGATAAAGCGGTAGGCCTGTGTCAATTCTTCTTCGCCAATGAGATCGCCTGTTTCCAATTGTTCTAGCGCTGCACGATATGCTTTTTTTAATTCCTTTTTCGTACATCCGGGTTTCAGACCCAGCAAATCATAATAATTTTTCATAAGCATCAAATATCCTCAGGGCCACTGCTGAAAAAGGGGCAGAAACCAAATCTCCTTTGTTTCAAATTCCCTTCCATCCAAATAAGAAAGGATGCCGGCATCGGTGGTAAAGGCAAATTTGAGCTTGTAGGAATACAAAGCCTGATAGGGAAGCCCGCAGGCTTTGTTCATGGCGTTTGTTCCGTATTTGCCGTCACCAAGCAGAGGATGCCCGATGCTTGCCATATGGGCACGAATCTGATGGGTGCGTCCTGTTAAAAGATCCACTTCTACTAAAGAGGCACTTTGCTTCTCTTGCAGCACCCGGTATTTGGTGCGAATCGTCCGCCCGCCCGGCACCGGATGCTTGTGAATATAAACGCGGTTTTGCGCTTCATTTTTTTCCAAGTAGCCTTCCAAAACCGCTTCCCGTTTCTGCAGATGACCGCTGACAAGGCAGAGGTAAAGTTTGCAAAGCTCCCGATTTTTCACTTTTTGGTTTAGGATTCGCAGTGCCTCAGCGTTTTTGGCAGCCATGACGATGCCGCCTGTGTTGCGGTCAATTCGATTGACCAATGCCGGCGCGAAGCTGTTTTCATCGTGCGGATTATATTCCTTTTTCATGTAAAGATAATGCTGAACCCGCGCAATTAGGGAGTCAAAGTGATAATGCTCATCCGGATGCACAATTAAACCCGGCTGTTTGTCCAGCAAAAGCAGGTTGGCATCCTCATAAAGAATCTTTAACTTGACCGGTGCTTTTAAAAAATCGAATTGTTCCGGCTGCTTCTGCAGAAATTCATCTTTGACGTACAGGGAAAGGATGTCTCCTTCCTGCAGGCGTGTGTTGACCGCGCAACGCTTGCCACCAATTTTTATATCCTTTTTTCGAATTGCTTTATAAAGCATAGACTGCGGCAGATTGGGATAAGTTTTGGTCAAAAATTTATCCAGCCGCTGGCCTGCATCGTTCTTTTCAATCACGACAGTTTTCATGAACAACCTCTTTCAAATAAGATCTGTATTATTATAGCATAAAGCAGGCAAAAGCAAAAGCGCTTTCCGGAAAAACCGCAACAGCCGTTCTTTAGGAGACTAGGTCACAAAAAATCAGAACGTTTTTTCGAAAACGCTTTCCAAAAGAATCATTTTCATGTATAATAGAGAGGCAAATGAACAAACGCTAAGGAGACTGCTATGGCGGTAAAAGATAAAAATTTGCACAACGGCCATCGGGAACGACTGCGTGCGCGCTGCCGCAAGGATGGTCTGGATAATTTTGAAGAACATGAGGTGCTGGAACTGCTGCTGTTTTATGCAATTCCTTATCAGGATACCAATCCGCTGGCACACCAGCTTTTAAATCGGTTCGGTTCCTTTGCTGGTGTTCTGGATGCTCCGGAAGAGGAACTGCGCAAAGTGAAAGGGGTGGGGGAAAATACTGCCCTTTTACTAAAAATCATTCCTTCCCTTTACCGTAGGTACCAAATCAGCCTGCAGAGAACGGTAACTTACATTGCCGGAGAAGCGGACGCTGCCGCGTACCTGCAAAATTGGTTCGTGGGGCGCACGCATGAGTTCGTTCTGCTCATGTTGTTGGACGCGAGGCATCGGCTGCTGTTCTGTGACACAGTCAATGAGGGCACTGCAACCACTGCGAATATTTACATTCGTAAAATCGTGCAGTTCGCTGTCCAATACGAGGCTACTTTTGCTTTTCTGGCACATAACCATCCAAGTGGGGAACTGCTGCCGTCCGTTCAAGATTTGCACGCAACTAAGCTTATCTACGATGCTTTGGCAAGCGTTGATGTACAACTCGTCGACCATATCATTGTTTCACAGAGCGATTATCTTTCGCTCAAGCAAAGTGAATACTTTGATTATGCCATTGAACTTGGCACTGCGCCGCGTTCGGAACGAAACGTTGCGGAACCCGGAAAGGGGCAAGAGTAGCGTATGGACTTTCAACTAGTTTCGCCATATTCTGCTACCGGCGACCAGCCACAGGCCATCAATCAATTGGTACACGGGCTGCAAAGCGGCTGCAAGGAGCAGGTCTTGAAGGGGGTTACCGGCTCCGGCAAAACCTTTACCATGGCCAATGTGATTGCCCAAGCCAACCGGCCAACACTGGTTTTGGCGCACAACAAAACGTTGGCAGCACAACTCTGCTCAGAATTTCGCGCATTCTTTCCGAACAATGCGGTGGAGTACTTTGTTTCCTATTACGATTACTACCAGCCGGAAGCCTATATTGCGCAGACAGATACCTACATTGAAAAGGATTCTGCCATCAATGACGAAATTGACAAATTGCGGCATTCGGCAACGTCTGCGCTGTCAGAGC encodes:
- a CDS encoding JAB domain-containing protein, with the translated sequence MAVKDKNLHNGHRERLRARCRKDGLDNFEEHEVLELLLFYAIPYQDTNPLAHQLLNRFGSFAGVLDAPEEELRKVKGVGENTALLLKIIPSLYRRYQISLQRTVTYIAGEADAAAYLQNWFVGRTHEFVLLMLLDARHRLLFCDTVNEGTATTANIYIRKIVQFAVQYEATFAFLAHNHPSGELLPSVQDLHATKLIYDALASVDVQLVDHIIVSQSDYLSLKQSEYFDYAIELGTAPRSERNVAEPGKGQE
- a CDS encoding J domain-containing protein; amino-acid sequence: MKNYYDLLGLKPGCTKKELKKAYRAALEQLETGDLIGEEELTQAYRFINAARKHQRPERKKYGFWKMSKEFRAHFTGPRGSEAARSVIRRFGIKELFTAVGIIVFSWLVYLLLSAVMPNLFSDSRYPLLALDFSKKLVSASAKLLVYGICIVIYVCRSLRRRTNGLRKLNLGFLAGCVLLVLGLFIPQNQLSNTASLLLDIGPLQQEQFSVTKNILLEDAFLQTNNLFGDLYTYKSGKSNRVYIPKSLLEDADGTVHQAVVTFLPHTHAAAKVQVRAMENHLYGSIGDCFFLDLPNESDAQEIYLRRSSATLVMEQGSAQAPVQTDLRTVKLKNEEGQPLVETVTSDKMAALALSQHRLFLCFTAEDSVGTHTCVAVIIDRESGKILKSWELQGQFVYRVFSCANRDYVFTQALVKDSFTERTYSMQIFDPAAADFVYTAPENYILGSAPHIASFAENGVWISKHTNGENPIGKFTVPESLMK
- a CDS encoding helix-turn-helix domain-containing protein yields the protein MRKEKLSYCEAARQFEVSDSKRIASWERIYLTEGPEGLAIERRGRASAASGTRKGRISKLNKQWKRT
- a CDS encoding RluA family pseudouridine synthase, with product MKTVVIEKNDAGQRLDKFLTKTYPNLPQSMLYKAIRKKDIKIGGKRCAVNTRLQEGDILSLYVKDEFLQKQPEQFDFLKAPVKLKILYEDANLLLLDKQPGLIVHPDEHYHFDSLIARVQHYLYMKKEYNPHDENSFAPALVNRIDRNTGGIVMAAKNAEALRILNQKVKNRELCKLYLCLVSGHLQKREAVLEGYLEKNEAQNRVYIHKHPVPGGRTIRTKYRVLQEKQSASLVEVDLLTGRTHQIRAHMASIGHPLLGDGKYGTNAMNKACGLPYQALYSYKLKFAFTTDAGILSYLDGREFETKEIWFLPLFQQWP